The Phaseolus vulgaris cultivar G19833 chromosome 10, P. vulgaris v2.0, whole genome shotgun sequence DNA window gcaggcgccacctaccagaggctgatggacaaggtccttgcacccatgcggggaaggaacgtacaggcctacgtagatgacgtagatgacatggtggtaacTTCGCACGAGGGAGGGCAGCACatagctgatctggaagagttaTTTGCTACCATATCGAAGTATCACCTCAAGTTAAACCTagaaaagtgcgtttttggcttggaggcgggaaagttcttaggtttcatgctcacagagagggggatagaggcaaaccctgacaagtgtgcagccatcatcgccatgaggagcccaacctcagtgAAAGGAGTTCAACAACTGACGGGGCGAATGGCAGCATTATCGAgattcgtatctgctggaggggagaagGGCCACCCTTACTTCCAATGCCTCAAAAGGAATAGCCGTTTCGTATGGACAAATGAGTGTGAAGCAGCGtttctcaagttgaaggagtacttggcgacgccacctgtgctttgcaagccacaaGTAGGCGTCCCCCTCCGCTTATACTTTGCGGTGACTGAGTGGGCCATTAGCTCTTTACTGGTCCAAGAACAAAACCAGGTGCAGAAGCCCAtttacttcgtgagcaaggcccAGAATTAAGGTACCAgtcactagagaaggcggcgctagcgGTAGTATTCTCAGCACgaaggctccgccactatttccacagcttcacggtggtggtgatgacaaatCTCTCCATCCAAAAGGTACTTCAGAAGCCAGATGTAGcagggaggatggttcgctgggcggtagagttgtcagagttcgatatccaatatgaacccagggggtccatcaaagggcaagtctatgcTGACTTCGTGGCGGAACTTTCACCAGGAGGAGACCCCCAAGAAGTGGAGTTAGGGtcacagtggatgctctcagtggatggatcttccaaccagcaagggagtggcgctgggataatcttggaggggcctaacGGAGTATTGATAAAGCAAGCtttacgcttcgccttcaaggcaagcaacaaccaggcggagtatgaaACGTTGATTGCAGGGATGCttttggctaaagaaatgggtgcACAGAGCCTACTGGCGAAAAGCGACTCACAgttggtcacagggcaagtgACAGGGGAATATCAGgtgaaggacccacagatggccgCCTACCTGAGGTATGTCGAGGTGTTGAAAAGAGCTTTCGTTGCGTTTGAGCTGATGCATGTCCCTAGGGAgaagaatgccagagctgacctgcttgccaagctggccagctcaggcaagggggggagGCAGAGGACCGTAATACAAGAGACCCTCAAGACGCCGCGAAAGTTTGTtgcagacaacagggtggacgtccttCATGTTAGTACAACAAGAGGATaaccaaggagtcatcgctcttTGAGTCAAGATACGGCGAGGGCACCCTGCATCGGTACTTATGCGACCTcgccagaagaagaaaaagatgtaCAGGTGTGTGCTTTAGAGGAGGGCGACACATGGATGACCCCTCACAGGCGATACCTAGCGGACGGAATCCTCCCAGTGGAGccggaagagggtaagaagaTTAAGAGGAACGCCGCAAGATACACATTAGTAGATGGGATATTATTCAGGCACGGGTTTACGCACCCTATCTTgacgtgcgtaagcggcgacgagtgcaccaggataatggctgaactccacgaaggtatttgtgggagccacgtgggaggaagatccttggcatccaaggtaatacgtgcagggtttttctggccaacagtaagagaGGATTGCGTGCGATACGTCCAgcattgcaagcagtgtcagatgcacgctgattggcacaaggcaccgctagaggaactgagatccatatacagcccatggcctttccatacttgggggatTGATGTCTTAGGCACGTTCCCATTGGCGACAAcacagatgaagtacttgatcgttgccatcgaatacatcaccaagtggatagaggccgaaccagtggcacagatcaccgtgcacaaggtacaacactttgtttggaagaacattgtgtgtcgttttggggtgccaaggcgtctcatttcagacaatggcacccagttcgcaagccaacagttggggaagctatgtacagaagtaggaatcaagcaggtgtttgcatcagtcgaacccccccagacgaatgggcaggtggagtcagcaaacagagttttgttgaggggtttgaaacgcagattagagaaggctaaaggggcgtgggcagaagaagtaccaaggattgtatgggcttaccacaccacgcctcaatcctccaccatggagacgcctttcagcctagTGTATGGATCTGATGCCATGATCCCGGTGGAAATCCAcgagagctcgccacgtttccTAGGTTTTGTGGcagaagagtccaacgaagaaaggagggtgaacctgtgaagagaagagtggagcgtcagtacagctccaaggtgaagctgcgacaattccaggttggtgacctggtcatgaggaaagctcacccttacgagttagaaaacaagttgtctcccaagtggactggaccgttcagagcAACCAAAGGCAAAGGGAATGGTTCGTATAAGTTAGAAACTCTAGAAGGGGCCCCCATCCCACGTAGTTGGAATGCGgctaatttaaagttttattttgtaaaggggacactctttttccctcccagggttttttaatgaggtcacccaaataaagaaaagaaaagtttaagaTATTTCTGCCTTAGTTTTTCCCTTTCTTGTAAGATCAAAGAAACAgagacaaggcgtcgcccagataAGGCgccgccaagataaggcgtcgccaaggtaaagcgccgccaagataaggcgtcgcctaggtatGGCGTCgtcaagataaggcgtcgccaaagtAAGGCACCAACAAAAAATGTAGCGCCACCAAGATAAGGTGTCACCAAGTTAGCGACATCACCATAAGGCGTCACCagaacaaggcgtcgccagaagAAGGCATCGCCAGATAAAGAAGCGGGAGTCAGATGCGAAGCAAGATAATAGGTATGTTGAGTACAAGTTAAAAATCCGGGAGCCCaatccttgagcaggggttaagggattccttcgagatgccccctcctcaagtatgaatagctagcccccgGTATCAGATGTTAGACATAAGTTAAAAACCCAGGCGCTtggtccttgagcaggggttaagggattcctctGGGACACCCCTTCCTCAGGATAACTGGCCCCGGTATCAGACGATAGATGTAAGCTAGAATCTgggtgcctagtccttgagtaggggttaagggattccttcgggacgcccccttctcaggtatgaacagctagcccccgCGTCTGATGTTCAGAAAAtttcgccttggtgttttcagacaccTTAAGGACGATACGACgttgctgtagcaggcctcttcTCAGGTGTGGGCACCAAACGCAAAATGATAAGGGCTAAGTTGCCCTAGTGCtttagacactccatggacgatacggtaCTATTGTATAGGCCTCTccgtgggcgtgggcaccagaacgtgacttttgtcccaaagtgtttagacacgctgaggacacccagagcaAGTCTCTCCTCGAGAATAGATACCCAGTACAGGTGGGATAAGTCCTCCACGCCtttgagcgatgtcgaggcccaAAAAAAAGAGACTCCCTCTTTCATCCTAAAGCGATGAGGTAAGTAAGAAGCAGGGCGAAGATTTTACAAGTTCAGAGGGAAAAAGAAACTCGAAAAGTGAGAAAGAGAAGCATAAAAGCATGAGTTATCAGAGACAAGGAAAATACgcaaagttaaaatcctcccttgccTTTGGGCAATGACGAGGCAGGTGACGCCTTCATGAGGAAGATTCCTCGCAGATAGAAAGGCCAAGTGGGGTTCTAAGTGGAAAGATCAGGAGAAGGGTATGCATCGCGACTCAGAGGGGAAGGGTAAGAGAGAAggtcacgtgctacctaaagagttaaagACAAGGCGAAGAAGCGATGCATCGAAAGTAAGTACCAATTATGCCTTTGATTTAGTAAAGCAAGCAATAAAACAAAGAAGCTACAAGTACACGAGGATGTAAAAGTAAAGCTCGaataaacatttaaataaaGTTAAGTGTCAGAATTATAGAGCAAGTGTTAGAAAGTACAAATTTACAAATGAAGTTTAAATAAGTAAAGTTCAATCCCCAAGGTCGAGGGGAACGACCTTCCCATCGTCTTcgggtgcacagccttccgccaGTGCACCTTCATCGCTTTCCACGAGTGCCACTCCCTTGGCGGACACACAGCCCCAGGCGACGCTCGCTCCAGAGGACTACGCGCAAGCGTATAAGTGGGCTCCCCTCCACCTACTTGCCGAAACGTCCAGCCAACTCCCAACTGATCATCTCGCCACCCTGCTGAAGGGTGCTGATGACGATCCTTCACGCGCCGTCGATAGAGAAGACGACCGGAACCTGGGCGTGCGCATCCCCCCCCCAAGGCATGCCTATCTGCGTAGATGATAGGGCctccaatggggtgcccttcacaTTCATTTACTCGGCGATCTTTAAGAGGTTGCGCCTCCGCCTACCCTTCACCTTCTTTGTGAAGGAGCTCCTTACTGAGCTAAACGTTGCTCCTTGCCAACTTCATCCGAACGCTTGGGGCTTCATCCGCGCGTTCGAAATCCTGTGCAACCATTTCGGGCACCCTCCATCATCCGACgtcttcctctacttcttcgaggccaagaacccaggTGATAGGTCGTGGGTTAGCCTAAACAGTGTGACAGGGAGGGTGATCCTGGGTCTGTACCAGCAGTCTTTCAAGgactggaaaggcaggttctacatgatcacTTCCAACAGATGCAACCCCTCCCTTCTCGAGGGCtttcccctctactgggttcctaaGGTGGAGTTTAGGAAACCCAGAGGCTTGGAGACCATGGCGCcatacgagcgcgagctgtgtggcCTCCTCTCTGGCTTGGGCGCCAAATTTGGTTCGTCCACCATAATCAAGCACGAGTTCGACGCTGAAAAGCTCGAAAGATACATCGGTTTGTTTCCTCTTTTCCTCATCTACCTGCCCCTCATGCACATACTTGCTAACTGCTTTTCTGTGCTTTGAATTGTTTCTTTGAACTTGGTATGCTAACCCTTCACCACGTTGAACTGATGCAGACATGACTTCTGACAAAGAGAGGCGGCAAAGGCTGCTTGCCTAGCCAGGAGCCGACAGGCTGCTGGAGCCCCTACCGAAGTGGAGGCGACCGCCGAGCCCCTTCGCGCTTCCCCCAtttcggtcgcgccagctgaagggcGTGAAACTAGTGGTGACAAGAAGAGAAGACGATTGGTGAAGGCCCCTACTACCGTCATAACCGTTGAGGAGGAGAGCTCCGGGTCCCCTTTAGTCCAACGGAAAAGGAAAGGAACCGAGGGCCCCGAGGGTGATGCCAGCCCGCTCGCTCAGGCTCATGCATCCCCCGAGCGCCCACCATCACCAGCCCCCCTTTCCTCCCCACCCCCAGCAAAGTCACCCCCACCTACCCAAGCAGCTGGGAGTGGGATCGTGCGTTCAGAGGAGACCCCTCACCCTCTGCCATCACCACGCCCCCAAGACTCCGCCACCACCACTGAGGGTGGTGGAGAGAGCTCCTTCCGAGTGACGGGCCCCAGCGCCGAGGGACTTCCCAAGGTTCTCCGCCTGACCAAGCAGCTGCTGCAAAACCAAGAGCTGATCAAGTGGAGCTCCAGTGGGTTGGACCTTCATCTGGCCCGTCAGATGGTGCTTTCGCTGGAATTCTCCACGCAGCATCGCCGCCTCGAGAAGTTAGAGGGTAGGGTGAAGGAACTGCTTGGCCAACAGGAGTCACTACAAAGTGACTATGAGGCTTTGCAAGACACCAACAGCATGCTGAAAAAGATGTTGGAGGAGACCCAAATGGCGCGCGTCCAACGAATACAAGAGACTATCAAAACTGAGATGCTGATGGGGGACGCTGTTGCCACTCTCGACTCCCAGCTGATGGAGACGACGGGTAAGGCCGTCCAACTCGAGGCTAAGACCACTTACATGCGTCAACAAAACGCAAACCTGACGGAGGCCCTCGCCACGAGTGATTAGAAACTCAAAGACGCCGAGTCAGTCATTGCCACCTTGACCACCGAGAAGGCTGCGCTCGAGGCCGACAAAGCTGGGTTTGAATCTGAGAAGGCCAAACTATGGGAGGAGGCGACCGACACCTTTACTGAAGGTTTTGACTTTGCTATCGAGCAACTCAAGTGCGCCTTCCCAGAGGTAGATCGCTCCCAACTATCCATAAATTTcgaggtggtggatggcaagatTGTCCGCCCTTGATGTGGCCCTCTTTATTTGCTCATGAACACTCGTGTAAACTTCGACAGTATATACTGAATTTTCTTTTCCTACCATTGCTTGTTTGATTGTGTATTTCTTCACTTTTATCCCTTGCTATGCGCGATTAACTATTAAACCTAAACGAGCTCGATTCCAAACCTTAACTGCGTTTGAACCGCTTTTTCCTCTAACTTCGATCACACGAGTGACCTTCGATGACTTGATCTGACGTAAGAACTTGTCTGAAACTTTTTTAACAACGTCTCGACCGCCGATAACCGATTAGGTTTGGACCCTTGCAACCACCTCCTCATCGGTCATCGTGCCTCCGTCCCATTTTTTTTCCTAGGTTACTTTGTCGCTCTAGCGCTTAATGCATAGAGGACTCTAACACCAATCTGTGTAAGATGATACCTTGATATCGGGGGGAAGAGTGTTTCGCGACAACCCCTCTTGCCTGCCCCAAGGTCTTCGAACTTTGGCACTTCGGACCGTACCTCCACCTTCTCACTCTTGGGGTGAGAAAGGGTTTGACTAAGAGCTCTACCGTGCCAATATTGATGCTGTGCCACTTAGGTAAGGGTGTTTCTCGAAATCCTCCCTTCCCTTCTTGggcttactagcacccctggcatTTCAAACCTTAGCCGCCCGGACTCACgcctggggtgaggaggactttaaaCCGGTTGCCACActcgcgcctggggcgaggGAGGCCCAACTGACCAACCGCActcgcgcctggggcgaggGGGGGGGGGAATTTTAACTTTGAACTATGCAAACtataccgtcccgtatccgggcgttgacaaagtcaaggtcaaagtcaacgcctggagtcaaagtcaacacaaggcgtcgcctaggtgaagagacgccaagtgccagcatcgccaagaggaagcatcgccaaggcaaggcgtcgcctaggtgaaggcgtcgcccaaccaaggcgtcgccaagatcaaataccATCAagtcaaggcaatcacagtgcggttccccgatacccatgggtaggaaagaccatggagggagcaacgccgtgggaaggcctcaggtctcGATAATCcgggtagtgataaagagaaggaaaaggtgggttcaaggccatagtgatagcaccagtgtagggcagcctgactcgtgaagtacccctgccgccccagagacgcctttgggacagatacgacccaaggggagggtcacacccagggtagccaggcgcagggtacgagaggaaggcagatacgctctcaaagtgagtgactagatgattgggggcatgagttggcacccaaaaaagtcaccccttgcgcagtagcactcccaagcagaaGGACTCACACGTaaaaacgtccccagatgggcagaaacgtccccagatggggtcatggtgctgtgaggccctccacgtgtacgataGCCAGGttagaatagaaacaccatttagtcaggtaccaggtaattaaagtcatttaatacagtttctgttttgagcgtttaaggtactataaaggctcccaagcgtttcaacgtcttaaatgcgctacgttttctaattagacgcgctaattaagtgcgttacattttatgaataaaagcgctttaaggcgctttaaatgcttgggtagtttaaatagcgccgagaatgttggaaacggggttcgaacttttggctaattttccagaaacactctagttgcttgctcgagccttgaggttttcgcacaagggactagggaaggattttggccagagggagaaaatatacactagacacagtttcctttttaccaccttcagagtgccacacgcggtactccgatacggaggtgcatagtttttggtgtttcttgctggctgacttgagcgtcggagtgcaaacggccgctagggcgcccttttgtccttctttgcaggaatccacaggtaaccagtgggaaggagtccctagctgacggttgaggtcgcgcatgaagacgtcccaggtcaaccggacggaacatttggcgcccaccgtggggccgatataaaacatcagtcccatcacaagtttgagAAGATCTACCAAGTTATAGTAACGTTGGAAGAGGTTTGAAAAGACCGTGACAATGACCACCACAAGACGGGGTACTGCACGCgcggccccagcagaactatccatgcaacaggtcctggagataatgcgggggaTGCAGGAgaatatggcggagtcgaaactggaacaggaacgcatgcaagcagatctcgaagcctcgcatgagaggaatgaagagctccgtcgtgtaaatgaggagttgcgccggggcctgcgaaataatcgggggcaacgtgaacatgacgagatggagaaccattccccgccaagggagttttccactcccttctcgcaggagattctggatgcagtgatcccgaacacgttcgcggggcccaaggtgatcttcaccgggatggaggaccctgagatgcacctcgctgcatttcacacacagatggtcctggtatgtggctctgacgctgccaagtgcaagctctttttgagcaccttgactgggatggctatggattggttcatcagcctcccggacggtcatatcacctctttccgacaactatcgcgattgttcagggaacaatacctagcaaacaaggccccgccgccagtctcctacgatttgtttgatgtgaaacagtatcaaggagagaccctaaaggaatacatcaatcgcttcggggcccaagtggtaaaggttggtacgacataggaacctatgattgtgtacgcgttcgtgaaaggcgtatgccccggcccttttggggaatccatcattcgcagccgccctaggacttttgctgaactacgacgtcgggcggtagaacatatcgcttctgaaggagaggtgtgcgtgaagcgcaccagcgtcgtacccttgCGCCCGAGGAGACcgacgcgagctcaacccgccagggtcaatgagaccacgacgggaaggaagaaaccagatgggagacgcccctacgaggcgagaaagccccagccccgggatccagcgggaggcgatcgcccggccagagaaagaacgaggccggcgagatacaattttgtggtgggattgaaggacctgatcgccgtgcctaatatagctgagagattgaggcgaccggcgaagtccgataaggtgttagggcctcggaaagactcttggtgcgagtttcacgaggctttcggtcaccacattgataactgcctgtcgttgggttaccagctggatgagctggtgagaaccaggtttttgaaggattatgtcgcagaacccacaacgaccgccaccttgccgccgccagcggaagaacaagcacacgagacgtcggttctcggcgaggtccataccatagctggaggattttccggcggaggacccaccgcctctcaatgaaagaaatacgcgaggggggtcaactcgatcgaagaaagaatctcgggtgagccgtgggagtcggacctcgtattCACGAGGGGGGATCTtcgagacgtggtgccgcacgacaatgaccccgtggtcatttcagttgtcacagctgggagaaaggtgcacaaagtgcttgtcgaccagggaagttcagcgGACGTTATGTTCTGGTAGACATTCAATAAGTTGCGGTTGTCCCCCGAACTTTTGAGGCTCTACACAAGGTGCCCgtatgggtttgcggacaaccaggtggaagttcgaggctacctggagttgaggactacgttcacggacggagaggcctcgcgtaccgaaagcatccggtacttggtcgtgaacgccagctccgcttacaacatcttgttgggcaggccggcgttgaaCCGGTTGAACGCAGTAACCTCcacacgccatatgaagatgaagctgccggacctcagtggcaaggtgatagtcatcaagtcagatcaggaggaggcaaggaaatgctatgagaacagcctgaaaacgaagagaggcgtgttcatggtgtatgagcgtCCGCCGTGTGCAAACACGACGATGgctgaggcgacgcccgctgcgTTGACGCCTAACGAGGCCGTACCCGCGAGGGCGACGCCAAAAACAGATGCAcccatggaggaaggccctggcGACGCggtgcccgtggaagaggcggcgtcTGTCGAGGAGGATAGCAGGGAACAACCGACGGCTAacgccgtggagagggagattggcggcaaaacgtttaagttaggaagtttgctgagcccgGAAGAAcgggaaggggtggcagaagtgatttcgcgccacctggatgctttcgcatggtccgcctcggatatgcccggcatcgaccctgattttcTGTGTCAACCGTGCCTTGGTCTcagtctttatctttctccgtttgaagtagcgTGGGGCGTCGCTAGTAAaaggggcgtcgccaagaaagaaggcgccgccaagaaagaaggcgtcgccaagaaagaaggcgtcgccaagaagaaggtgccgccaagaaagaaggcgtcgccaagagagaaggtgtcgccaagaaagaaggcgtcgccaagaaagaaggcgtcgccatgaaagaaggcgtcgccaagagagaaggcgtcgcccagaagaAAGGCGTTGTCAAGAAGAAAGGTGTCGCCTGAGTGCAGGCGCCGCTAAGAGACATGACGGaggaaaagcgcacaatatatgagacgtatgcaaagtaaagcggcgttGCAAAAACCAAGTATGGTATAGTAAAATTGATGTTACAAGGAGTGTTCGATACAAAATGCGAGTAATGCAaatagggcaaacattacaacTCATACAAAACACGAAAATaaccactcttcagtggccGTTGGAGTCAGCACGGGAAGAGgacgaagccccgctctcagtccgcagagctcgggtaagCCGCGTcctccgctcttggtttattttcgatcCTGCACCAAGGAAGATgaacgtgtcagagacaccgTGTAGCAAAACACGCCCAGATAGAGAACGataaaggcggaagtttctagggcagtgactcatacctatatacttctcgagagttccagcgttgaactccaaactgatcaaggtggcggagtcgaaacctcccgcctcagcgagaatccggcaaaccacctggtcattcggggcaagcttcttgaagggtttggatttgagggccctcgtctccctcacccagtacagtggaaaaccatctaggGCGGAGGGAACGAGATTAGAACAACAGACCTTGAAGAACCGTCCTTTCCACCCAGTAAAGGAGGTTTGGAAGGGGGTCAGGAGAACTCTgccaggaacgttactgagagttacccagaggttgttcctttgcctcttcacctcaaagaagtgaagaaagatgtcaaccgagggtgcacaacccagaaacccgaaaaggatgtcaaaggccttgacaaaagcccagctgttggggtataactgggccggagcggcattgatctccgtcagcagttccttctcaaacctggagaagggcaggcgtacgccgatggttttgaaaaccatctgataaaagtaaaagaaggggaccccgtcgttggcccgttcgtctccacataccgGCTCCcttagagtgcaagggagcaca harbors:
- the LOC137816709 gene encoding uncharacterized protein, whose translation is MTNLSIQKVLQKPDVAGRMVRWAVELSEFDIQYEPRGSIKGQVYADFVAELSPGGDPQEVELGSQWMLSVDGSSNQQGSGAGIILEGPNGVLIKQALRFAFKASNNQAEYETLIAGMLLAKEMGAQSLLAKSDSQLVTGQVTGEYQVKDPQMAAYLRYVEVLKRAFVAFELMHVPREKNARADLLAKLASSGKGGRQRTVIQETLKTPRKFVADNRVDVLHVSTTRG